One genomic region from Evansella sp. LMS18 encodes:
- the rlmD gene encoding 23S rRNA (uracil(1939)-C(5))-methyltransferase RlmD encodes MSAKSLPVEKNQMVELTFEDLTHDGAGVAKINGFPVFVPRALPGETGDVKIINVKKKFAIGRLMEIKQESEDRIEPPCPIFKQCGGCQLQHLTYEGQLRHKEKHVREVLARIGGLTSVDVHPVLGMDKPWRYRNKAQVPVGEEEGGLIAGFFAERSHRIVDMKGCDIQHIENDNVVQVVKNLAMKYGIRGYDDKTHKGTLRHVVTRHGKVTGELMVVLVTKGKELPNKKNLVREIQESLPNVKSIIQNINPSRTNVIFGDKTEVLWGEEVIHDYIGDIKFAISARSFYQVNPDQTKVLYDKALEYAQLTGKETVIDAYCGIGTISLFLAQKAKHVYGVEIVPEAIADAKKNARLNGFENVDFAVGEAEKVFPWWYAQGVRPEVIVVDPPRKGCDESLLETIVNMNPDRVVYVSCNPATLARDLKYLDEHGYETKEVQPVDMFPHTTHVECVSQLVRKEDN; translated from the coding sequence ATGTCAGCAAAGAGTTTGCCAGTAGAAAAAAATCAAATGGTGGAATTAACGTTTGAAGACCTCACTCATGACGGGGCCGGGGTTGCAAAAATAAATGGATTTCCAGTTTTTGTTCCTCGGGCGCTTCCGGGAGAAACAGGCGATGTAAAAATAATAAATGTGAAGAAAAAGTTTGCCATTGGCAGGTTAATGGAGATTAAACAGGAAAGCGAGGATCGGATAGAGCCCCCATGCCCGATCTTTAAGCAGTGCGGCGGGTGCCAGCTGCAGCATCTGACCTATGAAGGACAGCTCCGCCATAAAGAAAAGCATGTCCGTGAGGTTCTCGCAAGGATCGGCGGCCTTACCTCTGTCGATGTCCATCCTGTTCTTGGAATGGATAAGCCATGGCGCTACCGCAATAAGGCACAAGTGCCTGTTGGGGAGGAAGAAGGAGGCCTAATTGCAGGTTTTTTTGCGGAACGGAGCCACCGGATCGTCGATATGAAGGGCTGCGATATCCAGCATATTGAAAACGATAATGTGGTCCAGGTAGTGAAAAACCTCGCGATGAAATATGGCATCCGGGGGTATGATGATAAAACTCATAAAGGGACACTCCGGCACGTAGTAACAAGGCATGGTAAAGTTACCGGTGAATTGATGGTAGTTCTCGTAACGAAAGGAAAAGAGCTTCCTAATAAGAAGAATCTTGTCCGGGAAATTCAGGAGAGCCTGCCTAATGTGAAATCAATCATTCAGAACATTAATCCGAGCAGGACGAACGTTATTTTTGGCGATAAAACAGAAGTGCTGTGGGGCGAGGAAGTTATCCACGATTATATTGGAGATATTAAGTTCGCCATCTCCGCCCGGTCTTTTTACCAGGTAAACCCTGACCAGACAAAGGTGCTTTATGACAAAGCACTGGAATACGCCCAGCTTACAGGGAAGGAAACTGTCATTGACGCCTACTGCGGCATCGGTACAATCAGTTTATTCCTTGCACAGAAAGCAAAGCATGTTTACGGTGTGGAAATTGTGCCGGAAGCAATCGCCGATGCGAAGAAAAATGCAAGGCTGAACGGGTTTGAAAATGTAGATTTTGCAGTAGGGGAAGCAGAGAAGGTTTTCCCATGGTGGTACGCCCAAGGGGTAAGGCCGGAGGTTATCGTCGTTGACCCGCCAAGGAAAGGCTGTGACGAGTCACTCCTTGAAACAATCGTTAATATGAACCCGGACCGTGTTGTTTATGTATCATGTAACCCGGCCACACTTGCCCGTGACTTGAAATATCTCGATGAACACGGCTATGAAACGAAGGAAGTCCAGCCGGTGGACATGTTTCCGCATACGACGCACGTGGAGTGTGTCTCGCAACTCGTCAGAAAAGAAGACAACTAA
- a CDS encoding GTPase, whose product MFQFDDNEFEKSYEEEINNINEQLEKEILFAMIGDVNAGKSSTINRLIGGELASVDPKPGETTIVNKYPYKDKIIFADTPGLDDINSKNSEETLKFYKEADVILFFLNAAGTVFSEGERKSFDNIKKVNNRIIFVLNKIDLADNIPGLVKFIQDNTNYDFKVTPISSRTGENIDMLRNTILDTLKEKKKDILFARKLKEKSSTANKWIVGAAASAGGVGASPLPGSDIVPITGIQVSLMVRLAALYEKPLTKDRAKELAIASLTGNIGKSLFRQAAKVIPGAGSVVGAGVAGSMTLALGFGIKYAYENNIELDAELLKNLSKMNYKN is encoded by the coding sequence ATGTTTCAGTTTGATGATAATGAATTTGAAAAGAGCTATGAGGAAGAAATAAACAATATTAATGAACAACTGGAAAAAGAAATTTTATTTGCTATGATTGGTGATGTTAACGCAGGTAAGTCTTCAACAATTAATCGCCTAATTGGAGGAGAATTAGCTTCTGTTGATCCAAAACCTGGAGAAACTACCATTGTAAATAAATATCCCTATAAAGATAAAATTATTTTCGCTGACACTCCTGGGTTAGATGATATAAACAGTAAAAACTCTGAGGAGACACTTAAATTCTATAAAGAAGCAGACGTTATTCTCTTTTTCCTTAATGCTGCAGGCACCGTATTTTCAGAGGGGGAAAGAAAATCCTTTGATAATATAAAAAAAGTTAATAATAGGATAATCTTTGTACTAAATAAAATCGATCTTGCTGATAATATTCCAGGTCTTGTTAAATTTATTCAAGATAATACAAATTATGATTTTAAAGTTACACCAATCTCTTCGAGAACTGGTGAAAATATTGATATGCTTAGAAACACTATCCTTGATACTCTCAAGGAGAAAAAAAAAGATATACTTTTCGCCAGAAAATTAAAAGAAAAATCTTCCACCGCAAATAAGTGGATAGTAGGCGCAGCTGCTTCAGCAGGTGGAGTAGGTGCTTCGCCATTACCCGGATCAGATATTGTTCCCATAACTGGAATTCAAGTTAGCTTAATGGTTAGGTTGGCTGCTTTATATGAAAAACCACTCACAAAAGACAGAGCCAAAGAATTGGCAATAGCCTCTTTGACCGGCAATATAGGGAAAAGTCTTTTTAGGCAAGCAGCAAAAGTTATACCTGGAGCAGGATCGGTTGTTGGTGCGGGAGTTGCAGGAAGTATGACTTTAGCATTAGGCTTCGGTATTAAGTATGCTTATGAAAATAATATTGAATTAGATGCCGAACTATTAAAGAACTTATCTAAAATGAATTATAAAAATTAA
- a CDS encoding AAA family ATPase, with translation MISRISLKSVATYDEDGATLDDLKKINFIYGNNGTGKTTITEFIRNPEHFQNCSLKWKDESRVTYVYNRNFVNENFQLDNPIKGIFTLGKDSVDLKATIDDLKDKIRSHQDEIKRISDIYEEKKSEKENVIEEFREKCWEIKRELDTDFKDLIEGFRNSKDKFMQKCLEESSNMHKEIKTIEEIKLKKESIFDRPAEKVQLIKSISYDETLENNPILKQKIIGKEDVDIADLISKLNISDWVQQGSMILQETEGICPFCQQTLPNVFEDKLNSYFDQTYIKQIEVLTTVSEKYQQRIEAIIAGIREVAVQQNSFINNDKLQQLLSLIQSKYEENQLLIQQKKKEPSRAVELVKLSSFLKEVNTEITYANNKINEYNRLIENVKVEKENLINDMWRYIAEKNKSNIDTFNRKKLRIEKALSGLDGSREAKKRYKKQFEDDLLKYQEQVTNVEHSVNEINNILKSFGFKNFKLATTSEKGNYKIVREDGEDVKDTLSEGEKTFITFLYFYQLLKGSNNKEDIVTDKVVVIDDPISSLDSNILFIVSSLVRQIMFDIKNNSTEIKQLFIFTHNIYFHKEITFNQGKKSYGEGSFWIIRKRNNKSYIQRYQDNPIKTSYELLWKELKIRENQSIISIQNIMRRILENYFKFFGNINIDDLEDKFEYEEKVICRSLISWINDGSHYISEDLFIEGNEDVVERYFDVFKKIFYKQGHKAHFDMMMGDYPMGNIQTFRTEEIEEKKESIAELNEAMEQVASGRKD, from the coding sequence ATGATCAGTAGAATTAGTTTAAAAAGCGTTGCCACTTACGATGAGGACGGTGCTACACTAGATGATTTAAAAAAGATAAACTTTATATACGGTAACAATGGAACCGGAAAAACAACAATTACTGAGTTTATACGTAACCCCGAACATTTCCAAAACTGCTCATTAAAGTGGAAAGATGAAAGTAGGGTTACATATGTTTATAACCGTAACTTTGTAAACGAGAATTTCCAATTAGATAATCCAATTAAAGGTATATTTACATTAGGTAAGGATTCGGTAGATTTAAAAGCAACAATAGACGATTTAAAGGATAAGATACGTAGTCATCAAGATGAAATAAAAAGAATAAGCGACATATATGAGGAAAAGAAAAGTGAAAAAGAAAATGTAATAGAGGAGTTCAGAGAAAAATGTTGGGAAATCAAAAGAGAATTAGATACTGATTTTAAAGATTTAATTGAGGGATTTAGAAATTCTAAAGATAAATTTATGCAAAAGTGCTTAGAGGAATCTAGTAATATGCATAAAGAGATAAAAACAATCGAAGAGATTAAACTTAAAAAGGAGTCTATTTTTGATAGGCCGGCTGAAAAAGTGCAATTAATAAAAAGTATTTCTTATGATGAGACATTAGAGAATAACCCCATCTTAAAACAAAAGATTATAGGTAAGGAAGATGTTGATATTGCTGACTTAATATCTAAATTAAACATCAGTGACTGGGTCCAACAAGGAAGTATGATTTTACAAGAGACAGAAGGGATATGCCCTTTTTGTCAGCAGACGCTTCCTAATGTATTTGAAGATAAATTAAATAGTTATTTCGATCAAACTTATATAAAACAAATAGAAGTTTTAACAACTGTTTCTGAGAAATATCAACAGAGAATTGAAGCCATAATAGCAGGAATAAGAGAAGTAGCTGTACAGCAAAATTCGTTTATTAATAACGACAAACTTCAACAATTACTTAGTTTAATTCAATCTAAGTATGAAGAGAACCAGCTATTAATTCAACAAAAGAAGAAGGAACCAAGTAGGGCTGTAGAACTTGTCAAACTATCAAGTTTCTTAAAAGAGGTAAACACAGAGATTACATATGCAAATAATAAAATTAATGAGTATAATCGATTGATTGAGAATGTAAAAGTAGAAAAAGAAAATCTAATTAATGATATGTGGCGTTATATTGCAGAAAAAAACAAATCAAACATTGATACTTTTAACAGGAAAAAGTTAAGGATTGAAAAGGCTTTGAGTGGTTTGGATGGTAGCCGGGAAGCAAAGAAACGTTATAAGAAACAATTCGAGGACGATTTACTAAAATACCAAGAACAAGTCACTAATGTGGAGCACTCAGTCAATGAGATAAATAATATCCTTAAATCTTTTGGCTTTAAAAACTTTAAACTGGCAACAACCTCTGAAAAAGGAAATTATAAAATTGTTAGAGAAGATGGTGAAGATGTTAAAGATACATTAAGTGAAGGTGAAAAAACTTTTATAACATTCCTATATTTTTATCAACTTTTAAAAGGTAGTAACAATAAAGAAGATATCGTTACGGATAAAGTAGTCGTTATTGATGATCCTATTTCCAGTCTAGACAGTAACATTTTGTTTATAGTGAGCAGCTTAGTTAGACAAATAATGTTCGATATAAAAAATAACTCCACGGAAATTAAGCAGTTATTTATTTTTACTCATAATATTTATTTCCACAAAGAAATTACTTTTAATCAAGGGAAGAAAAGTTACGGTGAAGGAAGCTTCTGGATTATTAGAAAGAGAAATAATAAATCCTACATTCAAAGGTATCAAGATAATCCTATAAAGACCTCATATGAATTACTTTGGAAGGAATTAAAAATAAGAGAGAACCAAAGTATTATCTCAATACAAAATATTATGAGGAGAATTTTAGAAAATTATTTTAAGTTCTTTGGAAATATAAATATCGATGATTTAGAAGATAAATTTGAATATGAAGAAAAAGTGATTTGTCGCTCCTTGATTTCGTGGATAAATGATGGTTCACATTATATTAGCGAAGACCTGTTTATAGAAGGTAATGAAGATGTAGTGGAAAGGTACTTCGATGTATTTAAGAAGATATTTTATAAGCAGGGCCATAAAGCTCACTTTGATATGATGATGGGTGATTATCCGATGGGAAATATCCAGACATTTAGAACTGAAGAAATAGAAGAAAAGAAAGAAAGCATAGCTGAGCTAAATGAAGCAATGGAGCAGGTAGCAAGTGGCAGAAAAGATTAA
- a CDS encoding DMT family transporter has product MRFAGVGLVMLAAVCWGISGGIGDILMNKGWDPIVISFYRGAVAFICFLAWFLIRFKQNWTFSARLYIWSLLAGVGVAGNFTFYFLSIQASSIAVAATLMYTAPVFVLLISFLLRLERSTWFKWGCIFGVLLGIILLTGSYSTDSISVSFLGATAGLAAGLSYALFIFGFKNASSIGNPPTTLTIAFFSFCLILFLFMDTEEAANVVTSSDIGWFLLLGIVGAGLSFILYVIGIRRTAPTTASMVAMVEPVTASLFGVLLLGDHLTSIQVIGMTIILLTVTVLSVKKAD; this is encoded by the coding sequence ATGAGATTTGCAGGTGTAGGCTTAGTTATGCTGGCCGCTGTATGCTGGGGCATTAGTGGGGGAATTGGCGATATTTTAATGAACAAGGGCTGGGACCCTATTGTGATTTCCTTTTACCGGGGTGCTGTTGCTTTTATATGTTTTCTTGCGTGGTTTCTCATTCGCTTTAAACAAAATTGGACCTTTTCTGCTCGTTTATATATATGGTCCCTGTTAGCAGGTGTTGGGGTTGCTGGAAACTTCACTTTTTATTTTCTCAGTATCCAGGCATCAAGCATCGCTGTTGCTGCTACTTTAATGTACACCGCACCTGTGTTTGTCCTTTTAATCTCCTTTTTATTAAGGCTGGAACGCTCTACCTGGTTTAAATGGGGCTGTATTTTTGGTGTGCTTCTGGGGATTATCCTGCTTACAGGCTCCTACAGTACCGATTCGATTTCAGTGAGTTTTCTAGGAGCGACAGCGGGGCTTGCTGCTGGTCTTTCCTATGCCTTGTTTATATTCGGGTTCAAAAATGCTTCTTCTATCGGAAATCCTCCGACCACCTTAACGATTGCATTTTTTTCATTTTGTCTCATTCTGTTCCTTTTCATGGACACTGAGGAAGCAGCTAATGTGGTGACGTCAAGCGACATAGGCTGGTTTCTTCTCTTAGGGATCGTGGGGGCTGGACTTTCATTTATATTATATGTGATTGGAATTCGGCGGACTGCCCCGACAACTGCTTCGATGGTCGCTATGGTAGAGCCGGTCACAGCTTCATTATTTGGCGTTCTGCTTCTTGGAGATCATTTGACCTCTATTCAAGTTATTGGAATGACAATCATCCTGCTCACGGTTACTGTACTTAGTGTGAAAAAGGCTGACTGA
- a CDS encoding tRNA-dihydrouridine synthase — translation MKDNFWRELPRPFFILAPMEDVTDVVFRHVVSEAARPDVFFTEFTNSESYCHPEGINSLRGRLAFTEDEQPIVAHIWGDKPENFRQMSIGMAELGFRGIDINMGCPVPNVARHGKGSGLIQRPEVAAELIQAAKAGGLPVSVKTRLGFSEVDEWRDWLKHILKQDIVNLSIHLRTRDEMSKVDAHWELIPEIKKLRDEVAPDTLLTINGDIPDRETGLRLAEQYGVDGVMIGRGIFSNPFAFEKEKKDHSSKELLDLLRLHLDLHDKYSDLGLRSYNALRRFFKIYVKGFRGASALRNELMTTGSTAEAHAMLDDFETKFLDEQ, via the coding sequence ATGAAAGATAATTTCTGGCGTGAACTCCCACGACCATTTTTTATATTAGCACCAATGGAAGATGTGACCGACGTTGTTTTTCGCCATGTTGTTAGTGAAGCAGCGAGGCCTGATGTATTCTTTACAGAGTTCACAAATTCGGAGAGTTATTGTCACCCTGAGGGGATAAATAGTCTGCGCGGGCGTCTCGCTTTCACAGAGGACGAACAGCCAATTGTGGCCCATATATGGGGGGATAAGCCTGAAAACTTCCGGCAAATGAGTATCGGCATGGCGGAACTGGGCTTTCGTGGTATCGACATTAATATGGGCTGCCCTGTACCTAATGTGGCGCGTCATGGAAAAGGAAGCGGTCTTATCCAACGCCCGGAAGTTGCGGCGGAACTGATACAAGCTGCAAAAGCAGGAGGACTGCCTGTTAGTGTAAAAACAAGGCTCGGTTTTTCGGAGGTAGACGAATGGCGGGACTGGCTGAAACACATACTGAAGCAGGACATTGTTAATCTCTCCATTCATCTCCGGACAAGGGATGAAATGAGCAAAGTAGATGCTCATTGGGAGCTTATTCCCGAGATTAAGAAACTTCGTGACGAGGTGGCGCCAGACACACTCCTGACCATCAATGGGGATATTCCTGACCGGGAAACTGGCCTGAGGCTGGCTGAACAATATGGTGTCGATGGAGTTATGATTGGGCGAGGTATTTTCAGTAATCCATTTGCTTTTGAAAAAGAGAAGAAAGACCACAGCAGTAAGGAATTGCTTGATCTCCTAAGATTGCATCTGGACCTTCACGATAAATATTCAGATTTGGGGCTGCGTTCATATAATGCGCTTCGACGCTTCTTTAAGATATATGTTAAAGGATTTCGAGGGGCAAGCGCATTAAGGAATGAACTGATGACTACAGGGTCAACAGCTGAAGCACATGCTATGCTTGATGATTTTGAGACGAAGTTTCTTGATGAACAGTAG
- a CDS encoding PQQ-dependent sugar dehydrogenase: MKKVRVSLQPIVSNINLPTVIKTAVLPGDTHESLFIATQTGEILYAGNGKMRTFLDIRSHIIELGAYNGGYDERGLVGLAFHPGFYYNGLFYIHYSKAGTQGPGAGPDSYEPDPCDPETLNLEWKNRETKYDHIDTVEEWVLQSNGRPARRRTLLNLRRPFFNHNGVNSLNFSPETGKLVLSNGDGGSGFDPFNLSQDAMEIPGKIIEIDVENNAFNHNPEAVTRFDELPVSVQESLSVLVIGFRNGPGISYQRFNNQYIKYVGNTGQELVESVFSFIYSKPIPVRKIVQAYSANTEPDVEGIINFGWRGWEGDFPSPVLRECGENANLDEKIISFYEEAVITSPKRIHPLISYFHQDSRPDKFGATALTGVQPYMGNSIPDLTGSVLFTDFARNDESQEPERGVLAYTRVRMDGQPNDYSVIDIDYNFGSQSSNFVSLGTDMNQTRLFLGVYGSRKVTDFNKGSVFEIMP; the protein is encoded by the coding sequence GTGAAGAAGGTGAGGGTGTCTTTACAGCCAATTGTCAGTAATATAAATTTACCGACTGTTATAAAAACAGCTGTACTTCCAGGCGACACACATGAAAGTTTATTTATTGCAACCCAGACAGGAGAAATTTTATATGCCGGAAACGGAAAGATGAGGACTTTTTTGGATATACGATCACACATCATAGAACTAGGTGCTTATAATGGGGGTTACGACGAGCGGGGTTTGGTGGGTCTGGCGTTTCATCCGGGGTTTTATTATAACGGCCTGTTTTATATCCATTATTCGAAAGCTGGTACGCAAGGCCCTGGTGCTGGTCCTGATTCCTATGAGCCGGACCCGTGCGACCCGGAAACTTTAAATCTTGAGTGGAAAAACAGGGAAACCAAATATGATCATATTGATACAGTAGAAGAATGGGTTTTACAATCGAATGGCCGCCCTGCAAGAAGACGGACATTATTAAACTTAAGAAGACCCTTCTTTAATCATAATGGGGTTAACAGCTTAAATTTTTCACCTGAAACAGGAAAACTTGTTTTATCAAACGGGGATGGCGGATCTGGTTTTGATCCTTTCAACTTAAGCCAGGATGCCATGGAAATACCCGGTAAAATAATTGAAATTGACGTAGAGAATAATGCTTTTAACCATAATCCTGAAGCTGTTACACGTTTTGATGAGCTGCCTGTATCTGTTCAGGAGTCGCTTTCAGTCCTCGTGATTGGCTTCCGGAATGGGCCTGGCATTTCCTATCAGCGGTTTAATAATCAATACATTAAATATGTGGGCAATACTGGTCAGGAGCTGGTGGAGTCGGTTTTTTCTTTTATCTATAGTAAACCGATACCAGTCAGAAAGATTGTTCAGGCATATTCAGCAAACACTGAACCTGACGTGGAAGGGATTATTAACTTTGGATGGCGAGGCTGGGAAGGTGACTTTCCTTCTCCGGTTTTAAGAGAGTGCGGTGAAAATGCTAATCTGGACGAGAAAATAATTTCTTTTTATGAGGAGGCAGTTATTACTTCCCCTAAGCGTATCCATCCGCTTATCAGCTATTTTCATCAGGATTCCCGCCCGGATAAATTTGGGGCAACCGCGCTTACAGGTGTTCAGCCATATATGGGAAACAGCATCCCTGATTTAACAGGCAGTGTTTTGTTTACCGACTTTGCCAGAAATGATGAATCTCAGGAGCCGGAAAGAGGTGTTTTAGCTTATACGAGGGTAAGGATGGATGGCCAGCCCAATGATTACAGTGTTATTGACATTGATTATAATTTCGGTTCCCAATCTTCCAACTTTGTTAGTTTGGGGACGGATATGAATCAAACGAGGCTGTTTTTAGGTGTCTATGGCTCCAGGAAGGTGACTGATTTTAACAAAGGGTCAGTTTTTGAGATAATGCCATGA
- a CDS encoding S8 family serine peptidase codes for MLKGKNNFVFIYSLIFMLFFSSFASVGAAGNAEQPAEPDFYLEVEGVSSESITVIVELEEESILEAKHNGKKQSKEALEAERNAVISAIEEVAEVTVNREYDYVFSGISLDLPENEVHNLLTVEGIKAVYPNVTHEVTSVDEAEFLDPEVFTPAMADSAPFIGAQDAWDAGYTGEGITVAVLDTGVDYTHPDLAHAFGDYLGWDFVDNNGDPQETITGAINRRTNHGTHVAGTIAANGEIKGVAPDATLLAYRVLGPGGSGTTTNIVAGIERAVQDGADIMNLSLGNSNNNPDFVTSLALDRAMADGVVAVAANGNSGPNDWTVGSPASSREAISVGATMLPYNLFSAEIFTSEGVEYPSAGIMGFPSEEKLLALNEGEFEFVDVGLAGTDADFAGKDLEGKIALMSRGDYAFQEKAENAKKHGAIGAVIYNNQPGVQPEIPGTPIPMVMTSQADGQKLLAELEAGNNTISFDIEFVKEVGETMANFSSRGPVMGTWMIKPDVSAPGVAIVSTVPLHHAAGPHTHGYAALQGTSMAAPHVAGAAALILEAHPDWSVEFVKAALMNTAENIYDANGNLYPHNSQGAGSIRVLDAINTDVLVTPGSHAFGIFDKKGEREVRTQSFTVHNVSSERKRFSLNHTGNEGIKVMTSNNLMVQPGQTQELTFNVQVDTRQLDAGNYEGTFTLSYGGQTVEVPTILFVELPENVRLATWQAIGISGGNVVGNVNVPFGADELSLRVRSEATGELLREIPQGTSLSAGTYFVSWDQTLNGQPAPAGRYQIIAYVKRGSSEMEVLGGTLTRN; via the coding sequence TTGTTAAAAGGCAAAAATAATTTCGTATTTATTTATTCTTTAATATTCATGCTGTTCTTCTCCAGCTTTGCGAGTGTTGGAGCTGCAGGAAACGCTGAGCAGCCTGCAGAACCTGATTTTTACCTGGAAGTAGAGGGTGTTTCCTCCGAATCTATCACAGTAATTGTTGAGCTGGAAGAAGAATCTATCCTTGAGGCTAAACATAATGGCAAGAAGCAGTCTAAAGAAGCTTTAGAAGCAGAACGAAATGCTGTTATTTCAGCAATTGAGGAAGTTGCTGAAGTTACTGTTAACAGAGAATACGACTATGTTTTTTCAGGAATCTCCTTAGACCTTCCTGAAAATGAGGTTCATAATCTATTAACAGTTGAAGGCATTAAAGCGGTTTATCCTAACGTAACTCATGAGGTTACTTCAGTCGACGAAGCCGAATTTTTAGATCCTGAAGTATTTACTCCGGCAATGGCTGACAGCGCTCCATTTATCGGTGCACAGGATGCCTGGGATGCAGGATATACAGGTGAGGGCATTACAGTTGCGGTTCTCGATACTGGTGTTGACTACACACACCCTGACCTGGCGCACGCTTTTGGCGACTATTTAGGCTGGGACTTTGTTGATAACAATGGCGACCCGCAGGAAACTATCACTGGAGCAATCAACCGCAGAACGAACCATGGGACTCACGTTGCCGGTACAATTGCTGCAAATGGGGAAATTAAAGGGGTAGCGCCGGATGCAACCTTATTGGCCTACCGTGTACTTGGTCCTGGAGGAAGCGGTACAACAACAAACATCGTAGCTGGTATTGAGCGTGCAGTTCAGGACGGCGCAGATATTATGAACCTTTCCTTAGGTAACTCAAATAACAACCCTGATTTTGTTACAAGCCTTGCGTTAGACCGTGCAATGGCAGATGGAGTTGTCGCAGTTGCAGCAAACGGAAACAGCGGACCGAACGACTGGACAGTTGGATCTCCGGCATCCTCCCGTGAAGCTATTTCTGTAGGGGCGACGATGCTTCCGTACAACCTGTTCAGTGCAGAGATTTTCACATCTGAAGGAGTAGAATATCCAAGTGCAGGAATCATGGGTTTCCCTTCTGAAGAGAAGTTGCTTGCTTTAAATGAAGGAGAGTTTGAGTTTGTTGATGTTGGTTTAGCAGGTACTGATGCAGATTTTGCAGGGAAAGATTTAGAAGGTAAAATCGCGTTAATGAGCCGTGGAGACTATGCATTCCAGGAAAAAGCAGAGAATGCAAAAAAACATGGCGCTATCGGAGCAGTTATTTATAATAACCAGCCGGGAGTGCAGCCGGAAATCCCTGGCACTCCAATTCCAATGGTAATGACTTCCCAGGCAGACGGCCAGAAGCTGCTTGCTGAATTAGAAGCAGGAAACAATACGATTTCCTTTGATATTGAATTTGTTAAGGAAGTTGGAGAAACAATGGCAAACTTCTCCTCCCGCGGCCCGGTAATGGGAACATGGATGATTAAGCCTGATGTATCTGCACCAGGTGTTGCAATTGTAAGTACTGTGCCATTACACCATGCTGCTGGCCCGCACACTCATGGTTATGCGGCATTGCAGGGAACAAGCATGGCAGCTCCTCACGTTGCAGGGGCAGCAGCTCTTATTCTTGAAGCACATCCTGACTGGAGTGTGGAATTTGTAAAAGCAGCGTTGATGAACACGGCAGAAAACATTTATGATGCAAATGGAAACCTTTATCCACATAACAGCCAGGGGGCAGGAAGCATCCGGGTACTGGATGCAATCAATACAGATGTACTTGTTACACCAGGAAGCCACGCTTTTGGAATCTTTGATAAAAAGGGAGAAAGAGAAGTAAGAACACAAAGCTTTACCGTTCATAACGTTTCTTCTGAGCGCAAAAGATTCTCTCTTAATCACACTGGAAATGAAGGAATCAAGGTAATGACAAGTAATAACCTGATGGTACAGCCTGGCCAGACTCAGGAGTTAACTTTCAATGTTCAAGTAGATACAAGACAGCTGGATGCAGGGAACTACGAAGGTACATTTACTTTAAGTTACGGTGGCCAGACAGTGGAAGTTCCAACAATTCTTTTTGTAGAATTACCGGAAAACGTTCGTCTGGCAACATGGCAGGCAATTGGAATATCCGGAGGTAATGTTGTTGGGAACGTTAATGTACCTTTCGGAGCAGACGAGCTTAGTTTACGTGTCCGAAGTGAAGCTACAGGGGAACTTTTAAGAGAAATCCCACAAGGTACAAGCCTTTCTGCAGGAACTTATTTCGTAAGCTGGGATCAGACACTTAACGGTCAACCAGCACCAGCAGGACGTTATCAGATCATCGCTTATGTTAAGAGAGGTTCTTCCGAAATGGAAGTACTCGGCGGTACACTGACCCGAAACTAA
- a CDS encoding OsmC family protein — MSGALEAREIPTSNNVKAKVQGTIEAPEGVLKITKISCRYNLRVPEGKKEAAERALSVFERNCPVAQTLKGAVEFEHTWEIEEY; from the coding sequence TTGTCCGGCGCGCTGGAGGCGCGTGAAATTCCAACCAGCAATAATGTGAAAGCAAAAGTTCAAGGTACTATAGAAGCTCCTGAAGGTGTTTTAAAAATAACTAAGATCAGCTGCAGATACAATCTCAGAGTTCCAGAAGGTAAAAAGGAAGCTGCCGAAAGAGCGCTATCAGTCTTTGAACGGAACTGCCCTGTTGCCCAGACCCTTAAAGGCGCTGTAGAATTCGAGCACACATGGGAAATTGAGGAATATTAA